In Catharus ustulatus isolate bCatUst1 chromosome 36, bCatUst1.pri.v2, whole genome shotgun sequence, a genomic segment contains:
- the TUBB gene encoding tubulin beta chain, translated as MREIVHIQAGQCGNQIGAKFWEVISDEHGIDPTGTYHGDSDLQLDRISVYYNEATGGKYVPRAILVDLEPGTMDSVRSGPFGQIFRPDNFVFGQSGAGNNWAKGHYTEGAELVDSVLDVVRKEAESCDCLQGFQLTHSLGGGTGSGMGTLLISKIREEYPDRIMNTFSVVPSPKVSDTVVEPYNATLSVHQLVENTDETYCIDNEALYDICFRTLKLTTPTYGDLNHLVSATMSGVTTCLRFPGQLNADLRKLAVNMVPFPRLHFFMPGFAPLTSRGSQQYRALTVPELTQQVFDAKNMMAACDPRHGRYLTVAAVFRGRMSMKEVDEQMLNVQNKNSSYFVEWIPNNVKTAVCDIPPRGLKMAVTFIGNSTAIQELFKRISEQFTAMFRRKAFLHWYTGEGMDEMEFTEAESNMNDLVSEYQQYQDATAEEEEDFGEEAEEEA; from the exons ttCTGGGAGGTGATCAGCGACGAGCACGGCATCGACCCCACGGGCACCTACCATGGGGACAGCGACCTGCAGCTGGATCGCATCAGCGTGTACTACAACGAGGCCACAg GAGGTAAATACGTGCCCAGGGCCATCCTGGTAGATCTGGAACCCGGCACCATGGACTCCGTGCGCTCCGGACCCTTCGGACAAATCTTCCGGCCCGACAACTTCGTGTTcg GCCAAAGCGGTGCCGGCAACAACTGGGCCAAAGGTCACTACACGGAGGGCGCCGAGCTGGTGGACTCGGTGCTGGACGTGGTGCGCAAGGAGGCCGAGAGCTGTGACTGCCTGCAGGGCTTCCAGCTCACCCACTCCCTGGGCGGCGGCACCGGCTCGGGCATGGGCACGCTGCTGATCTCCAAAATCCGCGAGGAGTACCCCGACCGCATCATGAACACCTTCAGCGTGGTGCCGTCACCCAAGGTGTCGGACACGGTGGTGGAGCCGTACAACGCCACGCTGTCGGTCCACCAGCTGGTGGAGAACACGGACGAGACGTACTGCATCGACAACGAGGCGCTCTACGACATCTGCTTCCGCACCCTCAAGCTGACCACGCCCACCTACGGCGACCTCAACCACCTGGTGTCGGCCACCATGAGCGGCGTCACCACCTGCCTGCGCTTCCCCGGGCAGCTCAACGCCGATTTGAGGAAGTTGGCCGTCAACATGGTGCCCTTCCCTCGGCTTCACTTCTTCATGCCGGGCTTCGCGCCGCTGACGTCGCGGGGCAGCCAGCAGTACCGCGCGCTCACCGTGCCGGAGCTCACCCAGCAGGTGTTCGACGCCAAGAACATGATGGCCGCCTGCGACCCGCGGCACGGCCGCTACCTCACCGTGGCCGCCGTCTTCCGCGGCCGCATGTCCATGAAGGAGGTGGACGAGCAGATGCTCAACGTGCAGAACAAGAACAGCTCCTACTTCGTGGAGTGGATCCCCAACAACGTCAAGACGGCCGTGTGCGACATCCCGCCGCGCGGCCTCAAGATGGCCGTCACCTTCATCGGCAACAGCACGGCCATCCAGGAGCTCTTCAAGCGCATCTCGGAGCAGTTCACGGCCATGTTCCGGCGCAAGGCCTTCCTGCACTGGTACACGGGCGAGGGCATGGACGAGATGGAGTTCACCGAGGCCGAGAGCAACATGAACGACCTCGTGTCCGAGTACCAGCAGTACCAGGACGCCACggccgaggaggaggaggatttcGGCGAGGAGGCCGAAGAGGAGGCCTGA
- the LOC117009827 gene encoding uncharacterized protein LOC117009827 isoform X2 yields the protein MRMMKVKNSSMMMMMKVKINSPYLMKANDSSMMMMKVKGSSKRMMKVKNSSIMMMMMKVMVNCPNLMKVNNSSMMMKVRSSWRLFHDDDEGQELFHDDDDEGQGQLPSPNEDQGLFHAEDDEGLPQDHDEGSARRRRMKAKKPWRMMKVGEPSTMMNAGDSSRIIKIGDSSMIKTGDSSMMKVGDSSRMMKTGDALTMMNFGDPSTVMELEALTSIKTGESSTMVKVGDSRMVKTGDSSRMMKVGDSNNDEGWRLFMDEDDQSWEA from the exons atgaggatgatgaaggtcAAGAACTCTTccatgatgatgatgatgaaggtcAAGATCAACTCTCCATACTTGATGAAGGCCAACGACTCTTccatgatgatgatgaaggtcAAGGGATCTTCCAAGAGGATGATGAAGGTCAAGAACTCTTCCatcatgatgatgatgatgaaggtcATGGTCAACTGCCCAAACTTGATGAAGGTCAACAACTCCTCCATGATGATGAAGGTCAGGAGCTCTTGGAGGCTCTTccatgatgatgatgaaggtcAAGAACTCTTCCATGATGACGATGATGAAGGTCAAGGCCAACTGCCCAGCCCCAATGAAGACCAAGGGCTCTTCCAtgctgaggatgatgaaggaCTCCCCCAAGACCATGATGAAGGTTctgcaaggaggaggaggatgaaggccAAGAAACCTTGGAGGATGATGAAGGTTGGGGAGCCTTCAACAATGATGAATGCTGGAGACTCTTCAAGGATTATCAAGATTGGAGACTCTTCAATGATCAAGACTGGAGACTCTTCA ATGATGAAGGTTGGAGACTCTTCAAGGATGATGAAGACTGGAGATGCCTTGACAATGATGAACTTTGGGGATCCTTCAACTGTGATGGAGTTGGAAGCTCTGACCTCGATCAAGACTGGAGAATCTTCAACGATGGTGAAGGTTGGAGACTCAAGGATGGTCAAGACTGGAGACTCTTCAAGGATGATGAAGGTTGGGGACTCAAACAATGACGAAGGTTGGAGACTCTTCATGGATGAAGATGACCAAAGTTGGGAGGCCTGA
- the LOC117009827 gene encoding uncharacterized protein LOC117009827 isoform X1: MTEKIEKERKKPNENGEKRPKMAARGGGGAAVAAGEGEVRMRRKKVNNSSMMRMMKVKESSMMMMKVNNSSMMRMTKVNSSWRLFHEDDEGQELFHDDDDEGQELFHDDDDEGQGQLPSPNEDQGLFHAEDDEGLPQDHDEGSARRRRMKAKKPWRMMKVGEPSTMMNAGDSSRIIKIGDSSMIKTGDSSMMKVGDSSRMMKTGDALTMMNFGDPSTVMELEALTSIKTGESSTMVKVGDSRMVKTGDSSRMMKVGDSNNDEGWRLFMDEDDQSWEA; encoded by the exons atgacagaaaaaattgaaaaagaacGGAAAAAACCGAAcgaaaatggggaaaaacgaCCCAAAATGGCGGCGAGGGGCGGGGGAGGGGCCGCGGTGGCAGCGGGGGAGGGGGaagtgaggatgaggaggaagaaggtCAACAACTCTTCcatgatgaggatgatgaaggtcAAGGAATCTTccatgatgatgatgaaggtcAACAACTCTTCCATGATGAGGATGACGAAGGTCAACAGCTCTTGGAGACTCTTccatgaggatgatgaaggtcAAGAACTCTTccatgatgatgatgatgaag gtcAAGAACTCTTCCATGATGACGATGATGAAGGTCAAGGCCAACTGCCCAGCCCCAATGAAGACCAAGGGCTCTTCCAtgctgaggatgatgaaggaCTCCCCCAAGACCATGATGAAGGTTctgcaaggaggaggaggatgaaggccAAGAAACCTTGGAGGATGATGAAGGTTGGGGAGCCTTCAACAATGATGAATGCTGGAGACTCTTCAAGGATTATCAAGATTGGAGACTCTTCAATGATCAAGACTGGAGACTCTTCA ATGATGAAGGTTGGAGACTCTTCAAGGATGATGAAGACTGGAGATGCCTTGACAATGATGAACTTTGGGGATCCTTCAACTGTGATGGAGTTGGAAGCTCTGACCTCGATCAAGACTGGAGAATCTTCAACGATGGTGAAGGTTGGAGACTCAAGGATGGTCAAGACTGGAGACTCTTCAAGGATGATGAAGGTTGGGGACTCAAACAATGACGAAGGTTGGAGACTCTTCATGGATGAAGATGACCAAAGTTGGGAGGCCTGA